The following DNA comes from Fervidibacillus albus.
ATCTCTGAACAACAATTGGTTTTCCCCATATTTCCAATAAATTTCTCTACCGGAAGAATGGTAACTAACTACAACTAACGGTTTGATTTTTTTTACATAACGGACAATCGCTTTTACCTCAGCCGCTTGTAATGGACGCTTACCTTTATAAAATTGAAAGGATGGATTTTGGGGAGATTCCATCCGCTCCCAACCGGACGGATATTGTCTATTTAAATCGATGCCGATTCCGTTCGCCTTCCACCGAGAAAAATCGGTACTTCCTTCATTCATACGGATATATTGGAATTCGTGTTTTTTCGGTAAATTCCCTTGTTGAATATCGATACCATCGGGATTGACCATCGGAATGAAAACGACGGCAATTTCATCGAAAACGTTCGGATCGTATTTGCCAAAACGATGTTGTTGTTTATATGCATACGCATATCGTTCAGCCATTACCATTAATAAATTTGCCGTAATCCATTCCCTACCGTGATGTGCACCGATGAACAAAATCGTTTCTTTTCCTTTTCCTATACGAAGAGACCAAATTTTTTTGCCGAAATGACTTTTTCCGATGCTCGATATTTCCAATGCGTTTCGATAATTTCTTTTTAAAACGGTCAAATCCTTTTCCAAAGCATTGTAATCGTATGGATCTTCCACCTTTACGAAAAAGGCAGACACCTCTTTCACAAAGGGAGACCACATACACAAAATGATGAAAGGGAGAATATATTTCATTTCCGCATCTAACCACCTTCCTTTGTCATCCGTGATTATACTGGTAAAAATAAACGGAATGACGATTCGGGACTGTAAAGATTTTCAGCGTAAAAAAATTCATCCTCCACATACACTATTACCAACTCCTGATGAAGGAGGAGTCATATGAATAAAGTCGATTATGATCGGGCGTTGTATTTCACGTATCATTCCCAGTGGGACAATTTGCTCGTTTTAATGGTCCGGACGAGCGATGACCTATTATCCAAAAAAATCGAACAGTTTTTACACGCGTATTACTTTCAACAAGATGTCGATTTTGTGAAAGCCCGTTTATTGTCGATGCTTGATTATGTGGAACATGCGAATATGGCAGCCACCGCATACCAAGAAGAACAATTCCATTCCGTTTAGCCGACGAAACAACGGAAACAGGAAAAAAGGGACTGTGTGCCAATACACGGTCTCTTTTCCATATTTTTTTAAAAAACATTTATCGGAATAATCGGGGTTCATTGTTAATATGCGGTATTTTCTCCGATTTATGAAGGAATTTGAAATAAACTTATGATAAAATACAAGGGCAACTTGTTAATCCTGGATGGAAGGGCGGTGGAGAACATTTCGAATAAGCGAAGGGACAACCTGTTTTTTATCAGTTGGGCCGTTAGCGTTATTGCCACGCTTGGGAGTTTGTATTTTTCCGAAATCAACCAATTTGTGCCGTGCGAATTATGTTGGTTTCAAAGGATTTTCATGTATCCGTTAACGATTCTTCTCGGTGTTGCTTATGTAAAAAAAGATTGGAATCTGAGCTTATATATGATCCTTCTCAGTGGAATCGGTGGAACGATATCTTTATACCATTATTTATTACAAAAATTGCCTTCCCTACATAGTCAAGACTTTTGTGGGATTGTTCCTTGCACAGCCCAATATATCGATTGGGCGGGTTTTATTACGATTCCGTTCCTTGCTCTGATCGCCTTTTGCATCATTTTCGGAATACATGTTTACTTATGGAAATCGAGAAAAAGGAAAGGTGGAATCTTTCGGTGAAAAAAATATTGATCTTTCTCAGCATCATGATTGTCGGTTTTGCGGCCCTTGCCATTTTAAACGATTATGATACAGAACAAGCTTTAGAAGATAATCCGTATCAAAAAGAAGATTTGAATGCTGCAACGATTGAACAATTAGATGATCCGAATTACAAAAACATCATTTTACCTGAACAATTAAAAACCCAATTAGAAAACGGAGAAAGTGTCACGGTCTATTTTTACAGTCCAACTTGCTCATGGTGTGAAAAAATGACACCCATTGCTGTTTCTTTAGCGAAAGAGCTACAAATCGACTTGAAATTATACAACGTATTAGAATTTGAAGAAGGATGGGATGATTACGACATTGAAGCGACGCCGACAATCGTCCATTTTGAAAATGGAAAGGAAGTCGCTCGAACAGTCGGTTACGATGAAGAAGAAAATTTACGGGAATGGTTCGAACAATTCGTCTTGCAAAATTGATTCCTCTACGAATCGAATCCATTCACCCTTGAAAAAATGATAGGTGGAGCGATAATGCAAGAGAAACATC
Coding sequences within:
- a CDS encoding M14 family zinc carboxypeptidase: MKYILPFIILCMWSPFVKEVSAFFVKVEDPYDYNALEKDLTVLKRNYRNALEISSIGKSHFGKKIWSLRIGKGKETILFIGAHHGREWITANLLMVMAERYAYAYKQQHRFGKYDPNVFDEIAVVFIPMVNPDGIDIQQGNLPKKHEFQYIRMNEGSTDFSRWKANGIGIDLNRQYPSGWERMESPQNPSFQFYKGKRPLQAAEVKAIVRYVKKIKPLVVVSYHSSGREIYWKYGENQLLFRDYILATKLSDLTGYPLADPPLNAIGAGFTDWFIDTFQRPGFTVEICKPVKDTNPPVSELVEEWRRNRYVGFLLAEEMRKQLRTNEND
- a CDS encoding YhdB family protein, translating into MNKVDYDRALYFTYHSQWDNLLVLMVRTSDDLLSKKIEQFLHAYYFQQDVDFVKARLLSMLDYVEHANMAATAYQEEQFHSV
- a CDS encoding disulfide oxidoreductase, giving the protein MSNKRRDNLFFISWAVSVIATLGSLYFSEINQFVPCELCWFQRIFMYPLTILLGVAYVKKDWNLSLYMILLSGIGGTISLYHYLLQKLPSLHSQDFCGIVPCTAQYIDWAGFITIPFLALIAFCIIFGIHVYLWKSRKRKGGIFR
- a CDS encoding thioredoxin family protein, with the translated sequence MKKILIFLSIMIVGFAALAILNDYDTEQALEDNPYQKEDLNAATIEQLDDPNYKNIILPEQLKTQLENGESVTVYFYSPTCSWCEKMTPIAVSLAKELQIDLKLYNVLEFEEGWDDYDIEATPTIVHFENGKEVARTVGYDEEENLREWFEQFVLQN